A genomic region of Porticoccaceae bacterium LTM1 contains the following coding sequences:
- a CDS encoding IS3 family transposase (programmed frameshift) translates to MSQQRRSFSTEFKRESASLVLDQGYSIPEASRSLDVGQSALRRWVKQLQQERGGITPASKAMTPEQQRIQELEAQVKRLEQEKSIFKKGYRSLNVRRDQSYALIDQLSEHEPVEVVCQAFGVSRSSYYDHRQRRSIIDVERLQLRSQVCQLFAQSRSAAGSRTITDMMRESGVIIGRFKVRRLMRESGLVCKQPGPHAYKQATVERVDIPNQLNREFDVPAPNTVWCGDITYIWAGGRWHYLAAVIDLYRRRVVGWSLGSQPNAELVVDALEKAYQQRGHPKGLMFHSDQGSQYASRLFRQRLWRYRIEQSMSRRGNCWDNAPMERLFRSLKSEWIPATGYRSFGEAKRDISYYLMSYYNCQRPHQYNGGIPPVMAEEKLNLLSGKS, encoded by the exons ATGAGCCAACAACGTCGATCATTTTCAACAGAGTTCAAGCGGGAATCAGCCAGCTTGGTGCTGGATCAAGGTTACTCCATCCCTGAGGCCAGCCGTTCACTGGATGTAGGCCAGTCAGCATTGCGCCGATGGGTAAAGCAGCTTCAACAAGAGCGTGGTGGCATTACTCCAGCCAGCAAGGCGATGACGCCGGAACAACAGCGCATTCAAGAACTCGAAGCACAAGTGAAGCGCCTGGAACAGGAAAAGTCGATTT TTAAAAAAGGCTACCGCTCTCTTAATGTCCGACGAGATCAATCGTACGCGCTGATAGACCAGTTAAGTGAGCATGAGCCTGTCGAGGTGGTCTGCCAGGCATTTGGAGTGTCGCGCTCCAGTTATTACGATCATCGGCAACGCCGTTCAATAATTGACGTTGAACGACTGCAACTGCGAAGCCAAGTGTGTCAGTTGTTTGCACAGAGCCGCAGTGCTGCTGGCAGTCGTACTATCACAGATATGATGCGGGAAAGCGGCGTGATAATTGGCCGCTTTAAAGTGAGGCGCTTGATGCGTGAGTCAGGCTTGGTATGCAAACAGCCTGGTCCTCACGCTTACAAGCAGGCAACGGTTGAACGAGTTGATATTCCGAATCAACTTAATCGAGAATTTGATGTTCCAGCACCCAATACAGTTTGGTGTGGTGACATCACCTATATTTGGGCAGGAGGTCGCTGGCACTACCTCGCGGCTGTGATTGATTTGTACCGTCGGCGAGTTGTGGGCTGGAGTTTGGGTTCACAGCCTAACGCTGAGTTGGTTGTTGATGCGTTAGAGAAGGCCTACCAGCAGCGAGGCCACCCTAAAGGTCTCATGTTCCACTCAGACCAAGGGAGCCAGTATGCCAGCCGCTTATTCCGTCAACGGCTATGGCGCTATCGCATAGAACAAAGCATGAGTCGGCGAGGCAATTGTTGGGATAATGCACCTATGGAGAGGCTGTTTCGAAGCTTGAAGTCGGAATGGATTCCGGCAACAGGATACCGATCTTTTGGTGAAGCCAAGCGGGATATTAGCTACTACTTGATGAGCTACTACAACTGCCAAAGGCCTCACCAATACAACGGAGGTATCCCGCCTGTAATGGCAGAGGAAAAACTTAATTTACTGTCCGGAAAGAGTTGA